A region of Panthera uncia isolate 11264 chromosome D4, Puncia_PCG_1.0, whole genome shotgun sequence DNA encodes the following proteins:
- the DPM2 gene encoding dolichol phosphate-mannose biosynthesis regulatory protein, which yields MATGTDQVVGLGLVAISLIIFTYYTAWVILLPFIDSQHVVHKYFLPRAYAVAIPLAAGLLLLLFVGVFITYVMLKNQKVTKKAQ from the exons ATG GCCACGGGGACAGACCAGGTGGTGGGACTCGGCCTCGTCGCCATTAGCCTGATCATCTTCACCTACTACACCGCCTGGGTGATTCTCTTG CCGTTCATTGACAGCCAACATGTCGTCCACAAGTACTTCCTGCCCCGGGCCTACGCTGTCGCCATCCCACTGGCCGCCGGCCTCCTGCTGCTCCTGTTTGTGG GAGTGTTCATCACCTACGTGATGCTGAAGAACCAGAAAGTGACCAAAAAGGCTCAGTGA